In Bogoriella caseilytica, the genomic window CGCGCTGGAGAAACTCGCCGCCACCTCCGAGGATGGCGAGAACATCCGCGTGCGGCTGGCCCGCCTCCACAGCCCGAGCACCGCAGCACCCCGGGCCGCGGCGGCGGCCGCCTACGTGCTGGCCGTCGCCGTGCTCGCCGTGCCGACGCTGGCCGTGGTCACTCCCTGGCTGCGCAGCGCGATGAACGCCCTCGTGCTCGGCTGAGCACGCGCGCGCCCCGGCCGGCTCACCACACCTCGTGGAAGTGGTGCACCGGGCCAGGACCCTGCCCCACCCGCAGCTGCTCCCCGGCGCGCAGTGCACCGGTCAACCAGGCCTTGGCATCGCGGGTGGCCTCCAGCCAGTGCCTGCGCTGCGGTTGCAGTGCTGTGATCGCCGAGGAGAGGGTGCAACCGGTGCCGTGGGTGTGGCGCGTGTCCACCCGTTCCGTGCTGAGCACCTGCTCGCCGTCGCCGTCGAGCCAGAGATCGCTGACCTCCGAGCCCGCCAGGTGGCCACCCTTGACCAGCACTCGCGGCGCGCCGAGCGCGCGGATCGCCGCTGCCTGCTCACGCATCCCGGCCAGATCGGTGGCCGGCTCGCTGGCAGTGAGCACACCTGCTTCAGCGAGGTTGGGCGTCACCACCGAGACGTGCGGCAACATCGTGAGGATGGCCTGGACGGCGTCCTCGTCCAGCAGGCGCGAACCAGCGGTGGAGACCATCACCGGGTCGAGCACCACGGGCACCTCCCCCGCCCGCGCGGCCAGGAAGGCCGTCACCGCCTCCACGGTCTCCGCACCCGCGAGCATGCCGATTTTCACCACGTCGACGGCGACGTCCTCGACCAGGGTCTCGAGCTGTTCCCGCACGAAATCCGGCGGGACCACGTGCACGCCGGTGACGCCCTGGGTGGATTGCGCGGTGAGCGCGGTGAGCACCGCCGTGCCGTAGGCGCCCAGGGCCGAGAAGGTCTTCAGGTCCGCTTGGATCCCGGCGCCGCCAGAGGGGTCGGAGCCGGCGATGGTGAGCGCCACCGGGGGTGCGGCGCTCACGCCGAAACTCCCTGAGCCGATCCGGCCCACACCTGCCGCAACGTCACCGCTGCCTCGCGAGGGCTCGGCTGGCCGCAGATCGCGGAGACGACGGCGATGCCGGCCACCCCGGTGCCGCGCAGCGTGGCCGCGCCCGCGGCATCGATGCCGCCGATCGCCACCGTGGGCCACGGGCTCGCCGCGGCCAGTTCCGCCAGGCCCTCCGGGCCGAACGGCGCGGCATGGCCCGGTTTGGTGGCGGTGGCCCACACCGGCCCGAGGCCGAGGTAGTCCACGGCACGTCCATGCTCCCGCGCGACCTCGAGCTGCCCGGCGTGGGTGACCGAGAGCCCGAGGATCCCGTGCGGGCCCAGGAGTTCCCGCGCCTGCGGCACCGGCAGGTCGGCCTGACCGACGTGCGCGCCGTCGGCACCGATCTCGGACACGAGGTGCACCCGGTCGTCCACGATCAACGGGGCACGCGGCCCGCCGGCCCGGTGCAGGGCATCCAGCTCGGCGCGCACGGCCTGCCCCAGCGCAACGAAGGCGCGATCGTCCAGCGCATGGTCGCGCAGCTGCACCACACTCACTCCGCCGGCCACCGCCTCGCGCACGGTCTCCGGCACTCCGCGCTGCCCGCACAGACCGGTATCGGTCACCAGGTACAGGCTGAGGTCGAGGGTCATGACCGGCGCACCTCGCCGGCAAGGGTCTCGGGGCTGAGCAGGGCGAGCTGGTCCAGCAGGGCAGCGGCGAAACTCCCCGGCCCGCGAGCGCCCTCGGCGGCGCGATCGGCTGCCACCGTCAGCATCGCGGTGCCGGCCGCGGCGGCGGCCAGCGGGCCCGCGCCACTGGCGGCACAGGCCGCCATCAGCGCTCCCAGGGCACAACCCGCCCCCGAGACCTGGGTGAGCAGGGGGCTGCCGTTCGCCAGCCGCACGATTTCCTCACCGTCGGTGAGGTGATCCACTTCCCCGGAGACGGCGACGACGGTGCCGTAGCGGGTCGCCAGTCGTGCCGCCTCGTCCATCACGTCCTCGGCGCGGTGGCGGCTGTCCACCCCGCGGCCCCCTTCGCCGCCGGCCAAGCCCAGGATCTCCGAGGCGTTGCCGCGGATGATCGCCGGGGAGCCGAGCTCCAGCAGCTCGAGTGCCACCTCGCTGCGCCAGGGCAGGGTGCCGGCACCGATGGGGTCGAGCACCCAGGGGGTCCCGGCGTCGAGGGCGCCGGCGACCGCCTCACGCATGGCCTCGACCGTCTCCTCCTGCGGGGTGCCGAGGTTGATCAGCACCGCATCGGCCGCGGCGGCGGTCGCGCGCGCTTCGTGGGGGTTGTCCACCATGGCCGGGGAGGCACCGGCGGCCAGGAGGGCGTTGGCGCTCAGTGGGGCGGCCACCATGTTGGTCAGGCAATGCACCAGGGGCTGGCTCTGGCGCATCGCGCGCACCGCATAGGACATGTCGTCGTCGTGCATGACGTCCCTTCGCTAGTCCGAACTAGATCAGGTTCGACGGGTCTCATCTCAGCCGTGGTCTCCGGCACCCCGCGTCGTCTCCAGGCTACGACGTGGCCGCCCGCGGCGCAGCAGCAGGTGTCATCGACCGGCGCGCAGGTCCTCCCCGGTGGCCACCCACGAGGGGAGCTCCTCACGGAAAGCCTCGGCGACCTCCGGGTCGGTCGTGACCGACCAGCTGACCTCGCCGTCCACCTCGGCTTCGTACTTGTCCCAGTTGAACCAGTTGATCAGCCGGATCTGCCCGAAGTTCTCGTGCACCTCGTCGGAGAAGACCTGGCGCCACCAGGCGCGCTTGATCTCCAGGTTCGTCGCAGTCGAGGCGTCCGCGGTCACGAAGGCACCGGTCTCCGGAATCACCATGGGCTTGTCGCGGTCCACGGCGTACTCGGCGTAGAAGTCCGGGATCGCAGTGTCGTCCGAGGCCAGCCCGTCGTAGGTGCCGGTGAGCTGTTCGACGAACTTGCCCTCTTCAGGCAGATCGTTGCTGCCCCAGGGGTAGGCATCGCCCCAGTGGTAGAGCGTCATGCCCACCCAGTCCACCGCGTCGTCGCCGGGGTAGTACGGAGCGTAGGGGTCGTCGGTCTCGGTGACCTCGTCACTCCCGTCGGTGTCCATGGCCGCGTACTCGGCACTTCCCGGCTCGGCGGCGTACTGGCCTCCGGTGAAGGGGTAGCCGCCGCCGTAGTTCGGCGCCCAGAGCATCTCGGTCGCGGTGGTCTCGTGCACGGCCTCCGCCACCTCGCGGAAGCTCGCGATGTATGCCTCGGGCTGC contains:
- the thiM gene encoding hydroxyethylthiazole kinase; translation: MHDDDMSYAVRAMRQSQPLVHCLTNMVAAPLSANALLAAGASPAMVDNPHEARATAAAADAVLINLGTPQEETVEAMREAVAGALDAGTPWVLDPIGAGTLPWRSEVALELLELGSPAIIRGNASEILGLAGGEGGRGVDSRHRAEDVMDEAARLATRYGTVVAVSGEVDHLTDGEEIVRLANGSPLLTQVSGAGCALGALMAACAASGAGPLAAAAAGTAMLTVAADRAAEGARGPGSFAAALLDQLALLSPETLAGEVRRS
- the thiE gene encoding thiamine phosphate synthase: MTLDLSLYLVTDTGLCGQRGVPETVREAVAGGVSVVQLRDHALDDRAFVALGQAVRAELDALHRAGGPRAPLIVDDRVHLVSEIGADGAHVGQADLPVPQARELLGPHGILGLSVTHAGQLEVAREHGRAVDYLGLGPVWATATKPGHAAPFGPEGLAELAAASPWPTVAIGGIDAAGAATLRGTGVAGIAVVSAICGQPSPREAAVTLRQVWAGSAQGVSA
- a CDS encoding glycoside hydrolase family 26 protein, whose protein sequence is MQDRRLTTRGVGALALGAMVTGAACAPTDDSADAIDAVVPSEYFPAERTVFGVNPDWGAETVAEFAEVSGVSPGAAVSFVDLPWNEADVQNVRAAAEQIGGSNGVLLLTIEPSEGLEAITPAVIEELVAVLQEINATGVPVLLRYAHEMNGSWYAWGQQPEAYIASFREVAEAVHETTATEMLWAPNYGGGYPFTGGQYAAEPGSAEYAAMDTDGSDEVTETDDPYAPYYPGDDAVDWVGMTLYHWGDAYPWGSNDLPEEGKFVEQLTGTYDGLASDDTAIPDFYAEYAVDRDKPMVIPETGAFVTADASTATNLEIKRAWWRQVFSDEVHENFGQIRLINWFNWDKYEAEVDGEVSWSVTTDPEVAEAFREELPSWVATGEDLRAGR
- the thiD gene encoding bifunctional hydroxymethylpyrimidine kinase/phosphomethylpyrimidine kinase; translation: MSAAPPVALTIAGSDPSGGAGIQADLKTFSALGAYGTAVLTALTAQSTQGVTGVHVVPPDFVREQLETLVEDVAVDVVKIGMLAGAETVEAVTAFLAARAGEVPVVLDPVMVSTAGSRLLDEDAVQAILTMLPHVSVVTPNLAEAGVLTASEPATDLAGMREQAAAIRALGAPRVLVKGGHLAGSEVSDLWLDGDGEQVLSTERVDTRHTHGTGCTLSSAITALQPQRRHWLEATRDAKAWLTGALRAGEQLRVGQGPGPVHHFHEVW